Below is a genomic region from Bacteroidota bacterium.
AATATGTTTTTTAGCTTTTATACTTCTTTCGTTGCCAAAGGTAATTTGATTATGGATAAATGGAAGTAACTTCATAAAATTAAATTCTAAATTCCTTTCCCTTTGGTATAAAAATCCATTGGATAATCAACATCCACATTCCCTATTTTAATATTTTTTAGTTGACGTGATAACATCTTTCTTTTTAATGAAGAAAGCCTGTCTGTAAATAATATTCCTTCAAGATGATCGTATTCGTGTAAAATCACTCTTGCATTTATTCCATCAAAAGTTTCTTCATGTTCTTTAAAATTCTCATCAAGATAATTTATTGTAACTTTTTCTTTCCTTACAACATTTTCTCGTATTCCGGGAAGGCTTAAACATCCTTCTTCAAAAGCATAATCTTTACCAAATGTTTCAATTATTTCAGGATTAATGAAACTCTTTTTTATTTTATTTTTATTATTTTCATCTATTGTTGAATTAACAATAAAAAGAGAAATACTTTTGCCAATTTGCGGTGCAGCAAGCCCTATTCCACTTGAATCCTCCATTGTTTTAAACATCTCTTCAATTAATTCCTTTAAGTCAGGATAATTTTTATCAATATCTTCACTTATTTTACGCAAAAGTGGATGTCCGTAAGCAGTAATTTTAAAATTCATCTGTTTTAATTTTCTAAATATGATTGTAAAATAATTGTGGCACTTACTTTATCAATTAAACTTTTATCTCTACGTTTCTTCTTTTTAACCCCTCCTTCAATCATTGCTTTTGTAGCCATTTTAGATGTAAATCTTTCATCTTCTTTTTCAACAGGAATATTCCTAAATTTTTTGTTCAGCGTTTTTATAAATCTTTCAACAGCTTCTGTAGCATGTGTAGGTGTTCCGTCAAGATTTAATGGGTATCCTATTACAATTTTTTCAACCTCCTCTTTTGAAAAATAATCTTCCAAAAATTTAATGATATTTTTGTTTTCAACTGTTGCTAATCCACTGGCAATAATTTTCAGAGAATCAGTAACAGCAACCCCTACCCTTTTTAAACCAAAATCGATACAAATAATGCGTGCCAATGTTTTTTACCTTAATTGTTATTTATTGCAAAGATGTAAATATTTTTGCATCAATAATGATATTTCTTAAGAAGTTAAATATTGCCAATTTTAAAAATCTCAAATCAGTTGAGTTGAGTTTTAAAAATA
It encodes:
- the def gene encoding peptide deformylase; the protein is MNFKITAYGHPLLRKISEDIDKNYPDLKELIEEMFKTMEDSSGIGLAAPQIGKSISLFIVNSTIDENNKNKIKKSFINPEIIETFGKDYAFEEGCLSLPGIRENVVRKEKVTINYLDENFKEHEETFDGINARVILHEYDHLEGILFTDRLSSLKRKMLSRQLKNIKIGNVDVDYPMDFYTKGKGI
- the ruvX gene encoding Holliday junction resolvase RuvX, which codes for MARIICIDFGLKRVGVAVTDSLKIIASGLATVENKNIIKFLEDYFSKEEVEKIVIGYPLNLDGTPTHATEAVERFIKTLNKKFRNIPVEKEDERFTSKMATKAMIEGGVKKKKRRDKSLIDKVSATIILQSYLEN